In Archangium violaceum, the following are encoded in one genomic region:
- a CDS encoding glutathione S-transferase family protein has translation MKVYGHPMSTCTRKVLTTLAEKGHEAQFELVDLSKGQQKSPAYMAKHPFGVIPFLEDDGFTMYESRAIIRYLDAKLPGPKLTPGDTASLGRMEQWLSVEQSYFTPHCMAIVMELVFKAMRGGGKPDMDKVNKGRDESARALDVVDRALMSQAYLAGDTFSLAEISWLPYLQYLSATPYGTLITERPHVKSWWQRISTRPSWKKVNG, from the coding sequence ATGAAGGTCTACGGTCACCCGATGAGCACCTGTACCCGGAAGGTCCTCACCACCCTCGCCGAGAAGGGGCACGAGGCCCAGTTCGAGCTGGTGGACCTGTCGAAGGGTCAGCAGAAGTCGCCCGCGTACATGGCGAAACACCCCTTCGGTGTCATCCCCTTCCTCGAGGATGACGGCTTCACGATGTACGAGTCCCGCGCCATCATCCGCTACCTCGACGCGAAGCTGCCGGGCCCCAAGCTCACCCCGGGCGATACCGCCTCGCTCGGCCGCATGGAGCAGTGGCTCAGCGTCGAGCAGTCCTATTTCACGCCCCACTGCATGGCCATCGTCATGGAGCTCGTCTTCAAGGCCATGCGCGGCGGCGGCAAGCCGGACATGGACAAGGTGAACAAGGGCCGGGACGAGAGCGCCAGGGCGCTCGACGTCGTCGACCGCGCCCTCATGTCGCAGGCCTACCTCGCGGGCGACACGTTCTCGCTCGCGGAGATCTCCTGGCTGCCGTACCTGCAGTACCTGTCGGCCACGCCCTACGGCACCCTCATCACCGAGCGTCCGCACGTGAAGTCGTGGTGGCAGCGCATCAGCACCCGGCCCTCGTGGAAGAAGGTGAACGGCTAG